In Deltaproteobacteria bacterium HGW-Deltaproteobacteria-2, the following are encoded in one genomic region:
- a CDS encoding formate acetyltransferase, with product MMAEAAVNIKELEKNQEWWRVAEQKRSKRLDYLRKAVWKKGAVGGLYAPGIKVDLERVGLFTDGYFANLNDPGMVRHAKALANVLDNITIFITDQAQLVGYVGSAPHNIPWLIEGGSILNEEVYNEQGVAPEPEAESLKKIAELIDKWNGYSVQDRFIPYVLSFAAEEGVKLLSGAVGWGLPISISGYNGKDYEYILTAKRGFEDIIAEIDRRQEEMKDKARSKAGPEYLHVGPRMMNWEGMKIALQAVIRYANRYARLAKIVAENYEANPKRREELLRIAETCERVPAKPQRNLQESLQFDHFLQVVERFESGGGAWPSRPDYYHGPWYDKDVNIDKRLTREEALDLVGEFMIRAHEVGGFFPRWTREGLQGITGTWVWTLGGVKQDGTDACNDLTVAFLQAARLVRVSNPTFAFRWHPQVKDEVMRECFECIRQGLGYPSMRNDPVLITNVMHWHGHPIEEARTWVHQACMSPCPTTKHGFQPMRMASATANMAKVVEYALFNGYDPIVNMQMGPQTGDARKFKSFDELYNAWAEQLKWLMNLLTMSVNFGRVMSPEMCPRSFLSSISERCVESGQDAASPEGDRGNSWITAFTWVENIDSLAAVKKLVFDDKKYTMDQLITALEANWNGFEEMRLDFVKNAPKWGNDDDYVDDIMVKCLREAAAFSKVIKDPSGNNWPILPENVSGNIHYANIVRALPNGRRLGDALYDGGISPGPGLDKKGPTAVLKSCGKINHITDGRAFLLNQRLSPTQLSGEKGYQLWRSYMHTWADLGLDHIQFNVIDDTTLRSAQREPEKYQEVIVRVAGYSAHFVDISRKTQDNIIQRTVQGIG from the coding sequence ATTATGGCAGAGGCAGCAGTAAACATTAAAGAACTGGAAAAAAATCAAGAATGGTGGCGCGTGGCAGAGCAAAAACGGTCTAAACGCCTGGATTACCTGCGAAAAGCTGTATGGAAGAAAGGGGCCGTCGGCGGATTATATGCGCCCGGCATAAAAGTTGACCTGGAAAGAGTAGGACTTTTTACCGACGGCTATTTTGCCAATCTGAATGATCCGGGAATGGTACGCCATGCCAAGGCGCTGGCCAATGTACTGGATAACATCACTATTTTTATCACCGACCAGGCACAGTTGGTGGGGTATGTGGGAAGCGCTCCTCATAACATCCCTTGGCTGATCGAAGGTGGCTCCATATTGAACGAAGAAGTTTATAACGAACAGGGTGTTGCACCTGAGCCCGAGGCAGAATCGCTGAAAAAGATTGCGGAATTGATCGACAAGTGGAACGGATATAGTGTTCAGGACAGGTTTATACCTTATGTTCTCTCATTTGCCGCGGAAGAGGGCGTCAAACTATTAAGCGGCGCTGTGGGTTGGGGACTTCCTATTTCCATTTCCGGTTACAACGGCAAGGATTACGAATACATTCTGACAGCCAAACGGGGGTTTGAGGACATCATTGCAGAGATTGACCGCAGACAGGAAGAAATGAAAGATAAAGCAAGATCAAAAGCCGGTCCGGAATATCTCCATGTGGGTCCCCGAATGATGAATTGGGAAGGCATGAAGATAGCGCTGCAGGCTGTCATCCGGTACGCCAACCGGTATGCGAGACTGGCAAAGATTGTTGCAGAGAACTACGAAGCCAATCCGAAGCGCAGGGAAGAGCTTCTGCGAATTGCGGAAACCTGCGAACGGGTGCCCGCGAAGCCTCAGCGCAATTTACAGGAATCTCTCCAGTTCGACCACTTCCTGCAGGTCGTGGAGCGGTTTGAATCGGGTGGCGGCGCCTGGCCATCCCGTCCGGACTATTATCATGGTCCGTGGTATGACAAAGATGTCAATATAGACAAACGATTGACCAGGGAAGAGGCGCTTGATCTTGTGGGTGAGTTCATGATTCGCGCCCATGAAGTAGGAGGGTTTTTCCCTCGCTGGACTCGCGAAGGTCTCCAGGGAATTACAGGAACCTGGGTCTGGACATTGGGTGGTGTAAAACAGGACGGGACCGATGCCTGCAATGATTTGACCGTTGCATTTCTTCAGGCGGCGCGTCTTGTCCGCGTGTCCAACCCGACTTTTGCCTTCCGCTGGCATCCACAGGTAAAAGACGAGGTAATGCGGGAATGTTTTGAATGCATCCGTCAGGGTCTGGGATATCCCTCTATGCGGAACGATCCGGTTCTGATAACCAATGTGATGCATTGGCACGGTCATCCCATCGAGGAGGCAAGAACCTGGGTTCATCAGGCCTGTATGTCCCCCTGTCCTACTACAAAGCATGGTTTCCAGCCCATGCGCATGGCCTCGGCAACGGCCAATATGGCGAAGGTTGTTGAATATGCCTTATTCAACGGCTACGATCCGATTGTCAATATGCAGATGGGGCCTCAAACGGGTGACGCGCGGAAATTCAAGAGCTTTGATGAGCTTTACAACGCCTGGGCAGAGCAGCTCAAGTGGCTTATGAATCTGCTGACCATGTCCGTCAATTTCGGTCGTGTTATGTCGCCCGAGATGTGTCCGCGATCGTTTCTATCGTCGATTTCCGAGCGCTGTGTTGAAAGCGGTCAGGATGCAGCTTCCCCGGAAGGTGATCGCGGCAATTCCTGGATTACAGCGTTCACCTGGGTGGAAAACATCGACAGTCTCGCCGCGGTGAAAAAGCTGGTTTTTGATGACAAGAAATACACCATGGATCAGTTAATCACTGCCCTGGAAGCTAATTGGAACGGCTTCGAGGAAATGCGTCTGGATTTCGTGAAAAACGCACCCAAATGGGGAAACGATGATGATTACGTAGATGATATTATGGTGAAATGCTTAAGAGAGGCCGCTGCATTCTCCAAAGTAATCAAAGACCCATCCGGAAATAACTGGCCGATATTGCCGGAAAACGTCAGCGGCAATATTCACTATGCCAACATCGTGCGTGCGTTACCCAACGGCAGACGACTTGGTGATGCCCTGTATGATGGCGGCATTTCTCCCGGACCGGGATTGGATAAGAAGGGGCCGACAGCAGTGCTGAAGTCCTGCGGAAAAATCAATCACATAACGGATGGACGCGCGTTCTTGCTGAACCAGCGGTTATCGCCGACGCAGTTATCCGGAGAGAAGGGCTATCAATTATGGAGGTCCTATATGCATACCTGGGCAGATCTTGGATTGGACCACATTCAATTCAACGTGATCGACGATACAACACTGCGATCAGCCCAGAGGGAGCCTGAAAAATATCAGGAAGTTATTGTTCGTGTTGCCGGATACAGTGCGCATTTTGTGGACATCAGCCGCAAGACGCAGGACAACATCATCCAGCGTACAGTTCAGGGAATTGGTTAG